A region from the Lagopus muta isolate bLagMut1 chromosome 27, bLagMut1 primary, whole genome shotgun sequence genome encodes:
- the PLEKHA2 gene encoding pleckstrin homology domain-containing family A member 2, which produces MPYLDRQNRICGFLDIEENETCGKFLRRYFILDTQANCLLWYMDNPQNLAMGAGAVGSLQLTYISKVSIATPKQKPKTPFCFVINALSQRYFLQASDQKDLQDWVEALNRASKITVPKGGAAAPPTTEVTKPPAVLQAQDRKPPVAYKTEIIGGVVVHTPISISQNGGDGAEGSDPTAHPLLRRSQSYIPASASKPPAGPPAIKSGFCVKQGNVRKSWKRRYFVLDEFSISYYKCEQDKEPLRSILLKDICKTHECLVKSGDLLMRDNLFEIITSSRTFYIQADSPEDMHSWIRAITGAVQALKTRPREISFMRSCSMTKPGSSSVPSHPQERRTPCKAPATAWQPWTPVPQDRRQPEVPSRDAVFVPALTERDGAPVLGQRLRHRSEPQHHKEKSFLFDLDDDSIRTSDV; this is translated from the exons ATGCCGTACTTGGACCGACAGAACCGTATCTGTGGGTTCCTGGACATTGAGGAAAATGAGACCTGTGGCAAATTCCTGCGGCGTTACTTCATCCTGGACACGCAGGCCAACTGCCTGCTGTGGTACATGGACAACCCGCAG AACCTGGCGATGGGAGCAGGCGCCGTCGGCTCTTTGCAGCTCACCTACATCTCCAAG GTCAGCATCGCCACCCCGAAACAGAAACCCAAAACTCCGTTCTGCTTTG TGATCAACGCTCTGTCCCAGCGCTATTTCCTGCAAGCCAGCGACCAGAAGGACCTGCAGGACTGGGTGGAGGCTCTCAACCGTGCCAGCAAGATCACG GTCCCAAAGGGTGGTGCTGCTGCACCCCCCACCACTGAGGTCACAAAGccccctgcagtgctgcaggcacaggacAGGAAGCCCCCGGTGGCCTACAAGACTGAAATCATCGGTGGGGTGGTGGTGCACACCCCCATCTCCATCAGCCAG AatggtggggatggagcagagggcagcgACCCGACTGCACACCCACTGCTGCGCCGCTCGCAGAGTTACATCCCTGCCTCTGCCAGCAAGCCTCCCGCCGGGCCACCGGCCATCAAGAGCGGCTTCTGCGTGAAGCAGGGCAATGTG AGGAAGAGCTGGAAGCGCCGCTACTTTGTCCTCGATGAGTTTTCCATCAGTTACTACAAATGTGAGCAG GACAAGGAGCCGCTGCGTTCCATCCTGCTGAAGGACATCTGCAAGACCCACGAGTGCCTGGTCAAATCTGG TGACCTCCTGATGCGGGACAACCTTTTTGAGATCATCACGAGCTCCAGGACCTTCTACATCCAG GCAGACAGCCCTGAGGACATGCACAGCTGGATCCGCGCCATCACAGGGGCAGTGCAGGCCCTGAAGACCCGCCCCAGG GAGATCTCCTTCATGCGCTCTTGCTCCATGACCAAACCCGGGAGCAGCTCGGTGCCGTCGCATCCACAGGAGAGGAGAACACCTTGCAAGGCCCCAGCCACCGCCTGGCAGCCCTGGACGCCGGTGCCACAGGACAGGAGGCAGCCCGAGGTGCCCAGCCGGGATGCGGTGTTTGTGCCGGCGCTGACGGAGCGCGATGGAGCTCCTGTGCTGGGTCAGCGCCTGCGGCATCGCTCAGAACCGCAGCACCACAAGGAGAAGTCGTTCCTCTTCGACCTGGATGATGACAGCATCCGGACCTCTGATGTCTGA